The following proteins are co-located in the Palaemon carinicauda isolate YSFRI2023 chromosome 30, ASM3689809v2, whole genome shotgun sequence genome:
- the LOC137623017 gene encoding pro-resilin-like, with protein MNTKIFIFVGLLALAFADRRPSYSNNRPRFFSDESFESFESGEAKYNFNWAVNHAPSRNDFGHQEARDGEDTRGSYFVQLPDGRLQKVSYFVDGDDGYVADVTYEGKARFPDSDSSESFESRETRRYG; from the exons ATGAACACCAAG ATTTTCATTTTCGTCGGCCTTTTGGCCCTGGCCTTCGCTGACAGACGTCCTTCTTACTCCAACAACCGTCCAAGG TTTTTCTCCGACGAATCTTTCGAATCCTTCGAGTCCGGTGAAGCCAAATACAACTTCAACTGGGCTGTCAACCACGCCCCCTCCCGCAACGACTTCggacaccaggaagcccgtgacGGCGAAGACACCCGAGGATCCTACTTCGTCCAGCTCCCTGACGGTCGCCTCCAGAAGGTATCCTACTTCGTAGATGGAGATGATGGCTACGTCGCTGACGTGacatacgaaggaaaggctcgttTTCCCGACTCCGATTCCTCCGAATCCTTCGAGTCCCGTGAAACTCGCCGTTACGGTTAG